The following is a genomic window from Aminivibrio sp..
GCGGTTGATGTGGGGCATCGTTCACAGGTATATTCCCGCAGGAAGTAGATCATGTCCGGAGAGTATTGTTTCTCGGCAGAAATGGTTTTCATCAAAGTTCGTGTTCTTTTTTCAAGGTTTGCCATGGTATGGCAGGTTCATCAATTCTTTCACTGATTTCCCGGAGGTCTTCCATATCTTCTTTTTCCTGTGAATACCAAAGGAAGGCCGCATTACTCGTCACTTTTTCCACATCCTCTTGAGGGAGCTGCCTGACGAGGTTGTATAGTGTCTTTCGTTCTTTTGTCTCAGTCCTCATTATCGTACTCTCCCTCCCTTGCTTGGGAAATCCATCAATAGTATATCCTAATCCATGGCCCAGAAGAAGGTCATCCCGAGAACGGCTCCATGGCAGAGGGATGCCGGTTTAGGTCTGTCATTCCGAACGGCGAAGCCGGGGAAATCGCGGTCTTAAGGGCGTTCGAACCAAAGGCAGATCCCTCGCCCCCTTCGGGGATGCTCCGCTCATTCGGGACGACAAACAAAGTCAAAATCGAGGTCCTTCGGGCTAAAAGCTTCCCTCAGGACGACAAACCCAAGCAAACCCAAGCAAACCCGGAGTGGAGGGAAGCCCGGTCTTGGCAGTGTGTTTTTGTATGTTGAATAAAATACACTCAGGGGGTATAATATTTCCGGCTAAATGAAAATTTTCTCAAAAAGGCGGGTGTTTGAACGTGAAACAGTTCGACATCATTGTGATAGGCATGGGGCCGGCGGGCATGGCTGTTTCCGCCATGGGGTCGGCCATGGGGCTTTCGGTGCTGGCCATAGAGAAGCATAAAGTCGGCGGGGAGTGCCTGAACTGCGGCTGCATTCCCAGCAAGGCCCTGCTGAAGGCGGGGGAGGCCCTCCATTCCGCACGCAATCTGAAACGATACGGCTTGGACGGGGAGCTTCACCTGAACGCCTCGGACCCCATGCAGGTGGTCCGGGACAAGATCCACGGCATCAACGACAAGAAATTCCAGAAGGCCTTCGAGCGGGCGACCCTTGTTAAGGGAAGTGCCGAATTTGTGGATGACCGGACCGTCCAGGTGGACGGCGAGAGCTACACAGCAAAGAAGATCTTCATCGCCACCGGGACGGAGCCCTTTGTGCCTCCCATTCCGGGATTGAAGGACGTACCGGACATCCTGACGAACATGAACATGTTCGAGATTGAAAAGATGCCCGAATCCCTGACCATCATCGGCGGGGGCGCCATAGGTTCGGAGATGGCCCAGGCCTTCGCCCGCCTCGGGACGAAAGTGGCCGTCGCCCACATGGACCCTCATCTCGTTCCCGTGGGGGACGAGGAGGCCGCCCGGGTGCTGGAGGACGTTTTTGCCAAAGAAGGCATCACTGTGTACAACGGGGCGAAAATCACCGGGGTCTCCATGGTGGACGGGAAGATCGTCACCGTGACGGACAAGGGGACGCTGACCTCGGAGCGGATTCTCGTGGCCGCCGGCCGGAAGCCCGTGCTCGAGCCCCTGCGCCTGGAACGGGCGGGGATCGAGTTCACGAAGAAGGGCATCACCGTGGACAGCCACATGCGGACGAACAGGTCCCACATCTACGCCGTGGGCGACTGCAACGGCCAGAGCCTCCTTTCCCACGCCGCCATGCACCAGGGAATGCTGGCCCTCATGCACGCGATGTCGCCTTTCTCCCTGTCCATGCTGAAGCGGGAGCGGTACGTGGTGCCCTGGTCGGTGTTCACCGAGCCCGAAATCGCCCAGGTGGGTTTGACGGAGAAGGAAGCCCGCGCCAGGGGGCTGAACATACAGGTCATGAAGAAGGATTTCCGGGCCTACGGCCGCACCGTGGCGGACGGACACCCCGAAGGGTTCATCAAGATCATCACCGACGGCCGGGGCAGGATCCACGGCGCCTCCATCGTCGGCGAGGCCGCCAGCGAACTCATCCACGAATGGACCATGGCCATCCAGTACAAAAAGCGGATGTACCACGTCATGATGATGCAGCACGCTTTCCCGTCGGTGTCCATGATCAACAAGATGATTGCCGAGGACTGGATGATGGAAAAAATGAAATCCGGCTGGATGCAGAAACTGGTGAAGTGGCTGAAGTAGGGGGGAAGGAATCCGCTTGCTCGGGACGGATGGTGTCATCCTGAGGCCGGGGGCATGGGCCAGGGATCTCGGTCTTGGGGCAGCCCAAAGTCAAAATCGAGGTCCTTCGCGTTGCTCAGGACGACAAAAAAACAAGTCCTCGGGAGGACGGAGGGTGTCATCCTGAGCGCAGCGAAGGATCTCGCTTTCGGTCTGCCATTCCGAACAACTGTAGAGTCAGAACCGAGATCCTTCCCCTCCGGGGACGCGATCGGGCGAAAAAACAGCCCTCAGGATGACAAAAGCCCAAAACGCCGGTCTCAGGACGACAAAAAACCGGGGAACGGGCCTCAGGGCGACAGCGGATTGTCATCCTGAGGCGGTCTCTGTGGCCGGGGATGCTACGCGATCCCTGCGGTGGTTCGGGACGACAGAGGGTTGTCATCTTGAACGAAGTGATCGCGCAGCATCCCGAGCATAGCGAGGGGAGGATCTCGCCCCTAATGCAGTCCAGATTCAAAGCCGAGATCCTTCCGGCG
Proteins encoded in this region:
- a CDS encoding NAD(P)/FAD-dependent oxidoreductase, coding for MKQFDIIVIGMGPAGMAVSAMGSAMGLSVLAIEKHKVGGECLNCGCIPSKALLKAGEALHSARNLKRYGLDGELHLNASDPMQVVRDKIHGINDKKFQKAFERATLVKGSAEFVDDRTVQVDGESYTAKKIFIATGTEPFVPPIPGLKDVPDILTNMNMFEIEKMPESLTIIGGGAIGSEMAQAFARLGTKVAVAHMDPHLVPVGDEEAARVLEDVFAKEGITVYNGAKITGVSMVDGKIVTVTDKGTLTSERILVAAGRKPVLEPLRLERAGIEFTKKGITVDSHMRTNRSHIYAVGDCNGQSLLSHAAMHQGMLALMHAMSPFSLSMLKRERYVVPWSVFTEPEIAQVGLTEKEARARGLNIQVMKKDFRAYGRTVADGHPEGFIKIITDGRGRIHGASIVGEAASELIHEWTMAIQYKKRMYHVMMMQHAFPSVSMINKMIAEDWMMEKMKSGWMQKLVKWLK